A single Natranaerobius thermophilus JW/NM-WN-LF DNA region contains:
- a CDS encoding polysaccharide deacetylase family protein, whose protein sequence is MFNKISFKVLKMKKFFVLGLIVLIVLLALLVIAYDGIDVDLSTKDAQRVNPGVEFLGEDLSDLTKEEVFTIVSKYQEDLYQEGEDAYLDPVTKGVIPGLPGKELDVENTVENIMLADSETTVPPQLSTIPPDKTIQDYQDAPIYQGNPKKDYAAFICNVAWGTEYIDELLNLLEEHQVRISFFLEGRWAANNPDKVEQIHEYGHEIGNHGYSHYMMSDLNRDKIREEIEKTNQEISEITGTKAELFGPPAGDFDEDVLRVASNLDMYTILWSLDTIDWKEPGVDYMTDKILNNIHPGAIILMHPTEDTVTALDEILTGLESKEYEVLPVSQLIKNYQ, encoded by the coding sequence ATGTTTAATAAAATTTCTTTTAAAGTTTTAAAAATGAAAAAATTTTTTGTACTTGGTCTAATAGTCCTTATAGTATTACTGGCATTATTAGTAATAGCTTATGACGGTATTGATGTCGATTTATCTACAAAAGATGCTCAACGTGTTAACCCAGGAGTGGAGTTTTTAGGAGAAGATTTAAGTGACCTGACAAAGGAAGAGGTATTTACAATAGTATCTAAATACCAAGAAGATTTGTATCAAGAAGGTGAAGATGCCTACCTGGACCCGGTTACCAAGGGGGTTATCCCTGGATTGCCTGGAAAAGAACTAGATGTAGAGAATACTGTAGAAAACATTATGCTGGCAGACAGTGAAACAACTGTACCACCTCAATTGAGCACAATTCCTCCAGATAAAACTATTCAAGATTATCAAGATGCTCCTATTTATCAGGGAAATCCCAAAAAAGATTATGCTGCTTTTATCTGCAATGTAGCATGGGGAACAGAATATATCGATGAGCTATTAAACTTATTAGAGGAACATCAAGTCAGGATTTCTTTTTTCTTAGAAGGACGCTGGGCTGCCAATAATCCAGATAAAGTTGAACAAATACATGAATACGGGCATGAGATCGGTAATCACGGTTACAGTCATTATATGATGAGTGATTTAAATAGAGATAAGATTAGAGAAGAAATTGAAAAAACTAATCAGGAAATTTCTGAAATAACTGGCACAAAAGCTGAACTATTTGGCCCACCTGCAGGTGACTTTGATGAAGATGTTTTACGCGTTGCTAGTAATTTAGATATGTATACAATTCTTTGGTCCCTTGATACCATCGATTGGAAAGAACCTGGGGTAGATTATATGACGGATAAAATTTTAAACAATATCCATCCTGGTGCCATTATATTAATGCACCCAACTGAGGATACCGTTACAGCACTAGATGAAATTCTCACAGGATTGGAATCAAAAGAATATGAGGTGTTACCTGTATCTCAATTGATTAAAAACTATCAATAA
- a CDS encoding dipicolinate synthase subunit B, producing MNLTGLKVGFAVTSSHCTFDEAFKEIENIVEAGAEVYPIITPGVDNMNTRFGEAIEWKQKLVQITGKKLINSIVSAEPIGPQSFVDIIVIAPCTGNTIAKLANGITDTAVTMAAKAQLRNQKPVVIGVSTNDALGLNARNLGVLLNAKHVYFVPFFQDVPSKKPNSVISKMDLIIPTIQHALEGEQLQPLLLAGEE from the coding sequence ATGAATTTAACTGGACTCAAAGTGGGGTTTGCTGTCACCAGTTCCCATTGCACTTTTGATGAAGCTTTTAAAGAAATTGAAAATATTGTTGAGGCGGGAGCAGAAGTTTATCCAATAATTACACCTGGAGTAGACAATATGAACACTAGATTCGGTGAAGCTATAGAGTGGAAACAAAAGCTTGTTCAGATTACTGGCAAAAAACTAATTAATAGTATTGTTTCGGCAGAGCCTATTGGACCTCAGAGCTTTGTGGATATAATTGTTATAGCACCTTGTACTGGTAATACAATAGCCAAACTAGCAAATGGGATTACAGATACAGCAGTGACCATGGCAGCCAAAGCACAATTGAGAAATCAAAAGCCTGTTGTAATCGGTGTTTCTACAAATGATGCTTTAGGCTTAAATGCTAGAAATCTAGGAGTGCTGTTAAATGCAAAACATGTTTATTTTGTTCCCTTTTTCCAAGATGTTCCTTCAAAAAAGCCGAATTCTGTGATCAGTAAAATGGACTTAATTATCCCGACAATACAACATGCATTAGAAGGTGAACAATTGCAACCCTTGTTATTGGCAGGAGAGGAGTAA
- a CDS encoding general stress protein, translating into MSKTVVGVFTTTDSAESCISSMRERGFGDNEISLVAKDERQGGGDQDENVTMSYDDQSVGDGTATGGVLGGLAGLLAGVGALVVPGLGPIIAAGPIAGVLTGAVTGGVAGGLIDYGIPEQRGEFYESRVEEGDVLVLISTGDEKADEAESIMNEYGAEEVESHSQ; encoded by the coding sequence ATGTCTAAAACAGTAGTTGGAGTTTTTACCACAACAGATAGTGCTGAATCTTGTATAAGTTCAATGCGAGAAAGAGGTTTTGGAGATAATGAAATTTCCCTAGTGGCAAAGGATGAGCGCCAAGGTGGAGGCGACCAAGATGAAAATGTAACGATGAGTTATGATGATCAAAGTGTTGGTGATGGCACTGCCACAGGAGGAGTTCTAGGCGGTTTGGCAGGCCTGTTAGCAGGTGTCGGAGCACTGGTGGTGCCCGGACTAGGTCCGATTATTGCAGCAGGCCCTATTGCTGGCGTTTTAACAGGTGCTGTCACCGGTGGTGTAGCAGGAGGTTTGATTGATTACGGTATTCCTGAACAGCGAGGAGAATTTTATGAATCTCGTGTAGAAGAAGGAGATGTGCTTGTTTTAATTAGTACTGGCGATGAGAAAGCCGATGAAGCAGAAAGTATTATGAATGAATATGGTGCTGAAGAAGTAGAGTCACATTCCCAGTAA
- the truB gene encoding tRNA pseudouridine(55) synthase TruB, producing MLGFLTVCKTPGYTSHDVVQYLRKNYQVKKVGHLGTLDPGAVGVLPLALGKATRFSQYILSQDKKYRFELTLGEATDTLDAQGKTIEKDEVQNTHIENLKNKYQELIGNINQVPPMYSAIKQKGKKLYELAREGKEVERTPRQVTIHSLNLVDIYEHQGKHRFLFDVHCSKGTYIRTLAEDLAKLSGTVGYMSFLIRTATGIFNLDDAIFPQELPEQKTDLGIHLFPVDYPLSDIPSLVLKESQQLKRFKNGNFVNTAVIAESGELYRIYEEDSSGDNLFLGLGKITSSNTLKPEKIIA from the coding sequence TTGCTAGGATTCCTTACTGTTTGTAAAACCCCGGGCTATACTTCTCATGATGTAGTTCAATATTTAAGGAAAAATTATCAAGTAAAAAAAGTAGGGCATTTGGGTACTTTAGATCCAGGAGCTGTAGGTGTGCTACCTCTTGCCTTGGGGAAAGCTACGCGCTTTTCTCAATATATATTATCCCAGGACAAGAAGTATAGATTTGAGTTAACTTTAGGTGAAGCTACTGATACTTTGGACGCCCAAGGTAAAACAATTGAAAAAGATGAAGTCCAGAATACTCATATTGAAAATTTAAAAAACAAGTATCAAGAGCTTATCGGAAATATAAATCAGGTTCCACCAATGTATTCTGCAATTAAACAAAAAGGCAAAAAACTTTATGAACTAGCTCGAGAAGGGAAAGAGGTTGAACGAACCCCTAGACAAGTCACGATTCACTCTTTAAACTTAGTCGATATTTATGAACACCAGGGAAAACATAGATTTCTTTTTGATGTTCATTGTTCAAAGGGAACTTACATTAGAACTTTAGCAGAAGACTTGGCTAAGCTGTCAGGAACCGTGGGGTATATGTCTTTTTTAATCAGAACAGCTACAGGCATATTTAATTTAGATGATGCCATATTTCCTCAAGAGCTCCCTGAACAAAAAACTGATCTGGGCATTCATTTATTTCCTGTGGATTATCCCTTGTCAGATATCCCCTCTCTGGTTTTAAAAGAATCTCAGCAATTGAAACGGTTTAAAAATGGAAACTTTGTTAATACTGCAGTTATAGCTGAATCAGGAGAACTTTATAGGATATATGAAGAAGATAGCTCAGGTGATAATTTATTTTTAGGATTAGGTAAAATCACGTCCAGTAATACTTTAAAACCTGAAAAAATTATAGCTTAA
- the dpsA gene encoding dipicolinate synthase subunit DpsA produces the protein MHSMETSRVAVMGGDERDIYLINYLQAQGFEVYAIGFDRIGYQIDGKLLYSLDTEDIDFKAIILPVVGLNDNGDIPASYTTRKLNFYQETESIYPLPLVLTGKSNSELDDYIKNKDGKLIETIDLDEIAIYNSVPTAEGAVLRAIELSKVTIHGSKSLVLGLGRCGISLARLLINMGSEVTVAARRTAHLARAEEMTAKVGHINNLQDYISEFQIIFNTIPDQILTKEIIEQINNEAVVVDIASGQGGTDFDACRKHNIKAILAPGLPGKIAPKTAGEILGKVYTRLITPYL, from the coding sequence ATGCATAGCATGGAAACGTCTAGGGTAGCTGTTATGGGCGGAGATGAGCGAGATATTTACTTAATAAATTATCTACAAGCACAAGGTTTTGAGGTATATGCTATTGGATTTGACCGGATTGGCTATCAAATTGATGGTAAGCTATTATACTCCTTAGATACCGAAGATATTGATTTTAAAGCAATTATCTTACCTGTAGTTGGTTTAAATGACAATGGAGACATCCCTGCTTCATATACTACTAGAAAACTGAACTTCTACCAAGAAACTGAATCTATTTATCCCCTGCCTTTGGTGCTAACGGGAAAAAGCAATTCTGAGTTAGATGATTACATTAAAAATAAGGATGGTAAGCTCATTGAAACAATCGATTTAGATGAAATTGCTATTTACAATTCTGTCCCTACGGCAGAGGGTGCGGTGTTAAGAGCCATTGAACTCTCAAAAGTTACCATCCACGGAAGTAAAAGCTTGGTACTAGGACTTGGAAGATGTGGTATTAGCCTAGCAAGACTACTGATTAATATGGGTTCTGAGGTAACTGTGGCCGCGCGAAGAACAGCTCATTTAGCCAGGGCGGAGGAAATGACAGCTAAAGTTGGCCACATTAATAATTTACAAGACTATATATCTGAATTTCAAATAATTTTCAATACTATTCCCGACCAAATTTTAACTAAAGAGATAATTGAACAGATCAACAATGAAGCAGTTGTGGTGGATATTGCTTCTGGCCAGGGAGGCACAGATTTTGATGCCTGTCGTAAACATAATATAAAAGCAATTTTAGCACCGGGCCTCCCGGGTAAAATCGCCCCTAAAACAGCGGGAGAAATTTTAGGAAAAGTGTATACTCGTTTAATAACACCTTATTTGTGA
- a CDS encoding M16 family metallopeptidase — MFEKHTLPNGLRIVAEPMESVRSVTVGIWIKSGSRFENLSQQGISHLLEHMLFKGTDSRTAQDIAEEIDSIGGHINAFTSKEYTCIYIKVIDSHFETALAILADMFFNSKFDQEDLEKEKQVIFEELKMYEDTPDEYVHDLLIQSCYGEHELAHNILGDRESVSNLSSEALINHHKRYFTPEKTVISVSGNVSMDNVVETATKYFGSFVNINNNDNHPLRGPSYYTDSIVKGKDTEQVHFCLAFPGLSVENSQLYHLGLLNNILGGSMSSKFFQEIREKRGLCYSVYSYYLNFTDSGLFVIYAGFSQDNFNETYDLIWSILDEIKQGSITDEELNRSKEQVKGNILMGLESTSNRMARLGRDELLKGEILTYEQIIEKIENITKEDLLKLAQDLFQKNQMSSAVIGPMSEEEVHSIV; from the coding sequence ATGTTTGAAAAACACACTTTACCAAACGGATTAAGAATTGTAGCTGAACCCATGGAAAGTGTCAGATCAGTAACTGTAGGTATTTGGATCAAAAGTGGCAGTAGATTTGAAAATCTTTCCCAGCAAGGGATTTCTCACTTATTAGAACATATGTTATTCAAAGGTACTGACTCGAGAACCGCTCAAGATATTGCGGAGGAAATTGATAGTATTGGTGGGCATATAAATGCATTTACTAGTAAAGAGTATACCTGTATTTATATAAAAGTCATTGATAGTCACTTTGAAACTGCTCTTGCCATATTAGCCGATATGTTTTTTAATTCCAAATTTGACCAAGAAGATTTAGAAAAAGAAAAGCAGGTAATTTTTGAGGAATTAAAAATGTACGAAGATACACCGGATGAATATGTACATGACCTGTTAATCCAATCATGTTATGGAGAACATGAATTAGCTCACAATATTTTGGGTGATAGGGAATCAGTAAGTAATTTGAGTTCTGAAGCATTAATTAATCATCATAAAAGATATTTTACCCCAGAAAAAACAGTTATTTCAGTTAGTGGTAATGTTTCTATGGATAATGTAGTCGAAACAGCCACTAAATATTTTGGAAGCTTTGTAAATATAAACAATAATGACAATCACCCTCTTCGGGGACCTTCTTATTATACAGATAGCATTGTAAAAGGGAAAGATACAGAACAAGTTCATTTTTGTCTAGCTTTTCCCGGTCTCAGTGTAGAAAATTCTCAATTATATCATTTAGGGCTGTTAAATAATATTTTGGGAGGTAGCATGAGTTCTAAATTTTTTCAAGAAATAAGGGAAAAGCGTGGCTTATGTTATTCAGTGTATTCTTATTACTTAAACTTTACCGACTCTGGGTTATTTGTAATTTATGCCGGTTTTAGTCAGGACAATTTTAACGAAACCTATGATTTAATATGGAGCATATTAGATGAAATTAAACAAGGATCTATCACCGATGAAGAGCTCAACAGATCCAAAGAACAAGTTAAAGGTAATATATTAATGGGCTTAGAAAGTACAAGCAATAGAATGGCTCGATTAGGCCGTGATGAATTATTAAAAGGGGAAATTCTAACTTATGAGCAGATAATCGAAAAAATTGAAAATATAACAAAGGAAGATTTGTTGAAACTTGCTCAAGATCTATTTCAAAAGAATCAAATGTCTTCAGCAGTAATTGGGCCCATGAGTGAAGAAGAAGTTCATTCAATTGTATAA
- a CDS encoding bifunctional riboflavin kinase/FAD synthetase has product MKLISDFNLTKDNKTKKLWLSLGNFDGVHIAHQKILRDTVKKAEKYDFTPGILLLEPHPEIKFHNKSNFLLTTLEEKINKISSLGIQVGVLKEFDREFAELSPREYSKWLCDKLRVQGVSVGFDYSFGQKGMGSPSDLQDFGKQLGFEVSVIEPIKIDGAIIVSSQLCRKYIREGHINKANQMLSSPYTISGTVTKGAGRGANLGFPTANIKIPKHKIIPRLGVYLVRVEVNQNKYWGVCNVGNKPTFSGEELMAETFLLDNKQDLYNEELTVSFLDFIRDERKFLDSNTLVSQVNRDIKMARDIIANLESKGNYQ; this is encoded by the coding sequence GTGAAATTAATAAGCGACTTTAACTTAACTAAAGATAATAAAACTAAGAAATTATGGTTAAGCCTGGGTAATTTTGATGGAGTGCATATTGCACATCAAAAGATTTTACGTGATACAGTCAAAAAAGCTGAAAAATACGATTTTACCCCAGGTATATTACTTCTTGAACCTCATCCCGAGATAAAATTCCATAATAAATCTAATTTTTTATTAACAACCTTGGAAGAGAAAATAAATAAAATATCTAGTTTAGGTATTCAAGTGGGAGTTCTGAAAGAATTTGACAGGGAATTTGCCGAACTTTCTCCACGGGAATATTCTAAATGGTTGTGCGATAAATTACGTGTTCAGGGAGTTTCTGTAGGATTTGATTATAGTTTTGGACAAAAAGGAATGGGTTCTCCTAGTGACTTACAAGATTTTGGGAAACAATTAGGTTTTGAAGTTTCTGTTATAGAACCGATAAAAATTGATGGAGCTATCATAGTGAGTAGTCAATTGTGTCGAAAATATATTAGAGAAGGACATATTAATAAAGCTAATCAAATGTTGAGTTCGCCTTATACGATTTCTGGTACAGTAACAAAGGGTGCGGGACGAGGTGCTAATCTTGGTTTTCCTACAGCTAATATAAAAATACCTAAACATAAAATAATTCCCCGCCTGGGTGTTTATTTAGTTAGAGTTGAGGTAAACCAGAATAAATATTGGGGCGTATGTAATGTCGGTAATAAACCCACTTTTAGTGGGGAAGAATTAATGGCTGAAACTTTCCTACTGGATAACAAACAGGACTTGTATAATGAAGAACTTACTGTTTCCTTTTTAGATTTTATCAGGGATGAACGAAAGTTTTTAGATAGTAATACTTTAGTTAGTCAAGTTAATCGAGATATAAAAATGGCTCGCGATATAATTGCAAATTTAGAAAGCAAGGGCAATTATCAGTGA
- the rpsO gene encoding 30S ribosomal protein S15 — protein MPLSKEQKQEVMEKYKLHEHDTGSPEVQIAILTEKIKQLNEHLKTHQQDHASRRGLLKMVGKRRGLLNYLKSNSADRYLELIKKLGLRK, from the coding sequence ATGCCATTAAGCAAAGAGCAAAAGCAAGAAGTTATGGAAAAGTACAAACTACACGAACATGATACTGGTTCGCCTGAGGTACAAATTGCAATCTTGACTGAAAAAATTAAGCAATTGAATGAACACCTAAAAACTCACCAGCAGGATCATGCTTCTAGAAGAGGACTATTGAAGATGGTCGGTAAACGCAGGGGGCTTTTAAATTACTTAAAGAGCAATTCTGCTGATAGGTACTTGGAACTGATCAAAAAGTTAGGATTAAGAAAATAA
- a CDS encoding VanW family protein: protein MKGKLGIIGILVLILIIIQVQFDIVDDIRRYFVGVEKDVYLEEKDIGRWYKHEVEKYVEELAEQEYEPYRDAYFDPETDEIVPEKLGKKVLIKETVEKAMEAPPESKVEVKYLPLYPLITKEFLSSIDEPMASFATGLGGGGGEGRITNIEISSQDVNNTLLFPGQIFSFNRATLPRTWERGYRYAPILVNDTAMGIGGGVCQVSSTIYNVALEADLEIVERHPHGSPVDYVPPGRDATVAGDYLDLKFKNDTEHVLLLTAHVSQGLVKVDLYKSQEPFALTVMRPVPLAFNNN, encoded by the coding sequence TTGAAAGGCAAACTAGGGATAATTGGAATATTAGTTTTAATTTTGATTATTATTCAAGTTCAATTTGATATAGTTGATGATATCAGGCGGTATTTTGTTGGAGTAGAAAAAGATGTATATCTTGAAGAAAAAGATATCGGAAGATGGTATAAACATGAAGTTGAAAAATACGTTGAAGAGTTGGCAGAACAAGAATATGAGCCCTACCGAGACGCCTATTTCGATCCGGAAACCGATGAGATAGTTCCAGAAAAATTAGGTAAAAAAGTCTTGATAAAGGAAACTGTAGAGAAAGCCATGGAAGCACCTCCCGAGTCTAAAGTAGAAGTTAAGTATTTGCCATTATATCCTTTAATAACAAAAGAGTTCTTATCATCTATAGATGAACCCATGGCTAGCTTTGCAACTGGTCTAGGAGGCGGTGGTGGAGAAGGTAGAATTACAAATATAGAGATATCATCCCAAGATGTTAACAATACTTTGCTATTTCCGGGTCAAATTTTTTCTTTTAACAGAGCGACTCTACCGAGAACCTGGGAAAGAGGCTATAGATATGCACCAATTTTGGTAAATGATACTGCTATGGGTATAGGTGGGGGAGTTTGTCAGGTATCGAGCACAATTTACAATGTAGCCTTGGAAGCAGATCTAGAAATTGTTGAAAGGCATCCTCATGGAAGTCCCGTAGACTACGTACCACCAGGTCGAGATGCTACAGTGGCCGGAGATTATCTAGACTTAAAGTTTAAAAATGATACTGAGCATGTCTTGCTTTTAACAGCTCATGTTAGCCAGGGATTGGTAAAAGTTGATTTATACAAATCTCAAGAACCTTTTGCGTTAACTGTAATGAGACCTGTCCCCCTTGCTTTTAATAACAATTAA
- the ltrA gene encoding group II intron reverse transcriptase/maturase, translating into MKKWYSLIDKIYSKKNLEDAYRRVRANKGKPGIDQVTVEAYGSNLEENLETLHHDLKIGAYKPQPVRRVKIPKPDGSTRPLGIPTVKDRVVQQATLNILQPIFDPDFHPSSYGYRPNRSCHKAIAKSEQFINKYNLRHVVDMDLSKCFDKLNHELIIEEVAKKVSDGSVLKLIKKFLKSGVMEDGAIEDTEIGSPQGGVISPLLTNIYLDRFDKEMKSRNIRIVRYADDILIFAYTPRQAKRYKDIATEILEDELKLTVNKEKTHITNDRKGVPYLGVIIRSQNISIQPEKIQKFKEKVRTLTPRNHGRNLSEIIKELNPVLRGWANYFRIANCKKQFENLMKWIRRRLRMKKMREWKSWKQLHKTLRRKGYKGEFEKISMNKWRNSSSPLISLALPNKWFDEIGLINISTYQVGILHHFRK; encoded by the coding sequence ATGAAGAAATGGTACAGTTTAATAGACAAGATTTATTCCAAAAAGAATCTAGAAGACGCCTACCGCAGGGTCAGAGCTAACAAAGGTAAACCCGGCATAGACCAGGTAACCGTGGAGGCTTATGGCTCCAACCTAGAAGAAAATCTGGAAACCCTTCATCATGACCTTAAAATTGGCGCATACAAACCACAACCTGTGAGGCGAGTTAAGATACCCAAACCAGATGGAAGTACTCGCCCATTAGGGATTCCAACCGTAAAAGACAGGGTAGTCCAACAAGCAACGTTAAATATACTTCAACCGATTTTTGATCCAGACTTCCACCCGTCAAGCTACGGATACAGGCCTAATCGCTCATGTCACAAAGCAATAGCTAAATCAGAACAGTTCATTAATAAATACAATCTAAGACATGTAGTAGATATGGACCTATCTAAATGCTTTGATAAATTAAACCATGAGTTGATTATCGAAGAAGTAGCCAAGAAAGTTAGTGATGGAAGTGTTCTCAAATTAATAAAGAAATTTTTGAAGTCCGGAGTAATGGAAGATGGAGCCATAGAAGACACAGAAATAGGGAGCCCTCAAGGTGGAGTGATTTCACCACTACTAACCAACATTTACCTAGACAGATTTGATAAAGAAATGAAGAGTCGCAATATCCGAATAGTAAGATATGCCGATGATATTTTAATATTCGCCTACACACCAAGACAAGCGAAAAGATATAAAGATATAGCTACTGAAATATTAGAAGACGAATTAAAACTAACAGTTAATAAAGAGAAAACTCACATAACAAATGACCGCAAAGGTGTTCCCTACCTAGGAGTTATCATAAGGAGTCAAAACATATCCATCCAGCCTGAAAAGATACAGAAATTCAAAGAAAAAGTCAGAACTCTTACACCAAGAAATCATGGTAGAAATCTATCCGAAATCATAAAAGAGCTAAATCCAGTATTAAGAGGATGGGCAAATTACTTCCGAATAGCCAATTGTAAGAAACAATTTGAGAACTTAATGAAATGGATTAGAAGAAGACTTAGGATGAAGAAAATGCGAGAATGGAAAAGTTGGAAACAACTACACAAAACTCTTCGCAGAAAAGGCTACAAAGGGGAATTTGAGAAAATCTCCATGAATAAATGGAGAAACTCATCAAGTCCTCTCATAAGTTTAGCACTACCCAATAAGTGGTTTGACGAGATAGGTCTAATTAATATTAGTACCTATCAAGTTGGTATTTTGCATCACTTTAGAAAGTGA
- the pnp gene encoding polyribonucleotide nucleotidyltransferase, with product MPTTVSEEIAGYQLTLETGELAKQANGAVKVQYGNTVVLVTATASKEPKDDLNFFPLTVDYEERLYAVGKIPGGFIKREGKPTEKATLTARLTDRPIRPLFPDGFRNPVHIVSTVLSVDQNCPPEIASIIGASAALSISDIPFDGPIASVKVGKVNDEIVVTPDVDEHEESQLDLVVAGTKDAIMMVEAEANELPEDEMLEAIMKAHEEIKKIITMQEQLVEQVGQKKMEVELDLPSDELVSEVEELALEDIEKVLQIKDKLEREDAMDEAKQKVVDHLLEKYNSEENEDEEEELKEKHIKSAFDSILKREMRSRIIHENSRPDGRGQKEIRPVTCDVDLLPNTHGSGLFTRGQTQVLNVCTLGALGDVQILDGLDIEESKRYMHHYNFPPYSVGEAGFMKGPGRREIGHGALAERALKPMIPTEKDFPYTIRLVSEVLESNGSTSMGSVCASSLSLMDAGVPIEKAVSGIAMGLIKEGDQLAILSDIQGIEDFLGDMDFKVAGTEDGITALQMDIKISGTTREILKQALKQGKDGYLHILNIMKQTISEPREELSPLAPRVIKKQIDPDKIRNVIGPGGKMINKIIDETGVKIDIEPDGLIYISSSDAEQAEQAIKAIDELIKEPEVGEVYLGKVVRTEKYGAFVEILPGKEGLVHISELAEDRVGKTEDVAKVGDEILVKIINIDERGRINLSRKQALGEEDGKTNNDDKKSTKKT from the coding sequence ATGCCAACAACTGTTTCAGAAGAAATAGCAGGATATCAGCTCACCCTTGAGACAGGGGAATTAGCTAAACAGGCTAATGGTGCTGTTAAAGTTCAGTACGGCAATACAGTAGTGCTGGTAACTGCTACTGCTTCAAAAGAACCAAAAGATGATTTGAATTTCTTTCCACTAACAGTGGATTACGAAGAAAGACTTTACGCTGTTGGAAAGATACCCGGTGGTTTTATTAAACGTGAAGGTAAGCCTACGGAAAAGGCAACTCTAACTGCTAGATTAACTGACCGACCAATTCGTCCATTATTCCCTGATGGATTTAGAAATCCTGTTCACATAGTCAGTACAGTCTTGAGTGTAGATCAAAACTGCCCCCCTGAAATTGCCAGCATAATCGGAGCTTCTGCTGCCCTGTCAATTTCGGACATTCCCTTTGACGGACCTATAGCATCAGTCAAGGTTGGAAAAGTTAATGATGAAATTGTGGTCACACCAGATGTGGATGAACACGAAGAAAGTCAACTTGACTTGGTAGTAGCCGGAACTAAGGATGCCATTATGATGGTTGAAGCCGAAGCCAACGAGTTACCCGAAGATGAAATGTTAGAAGCAATTATGAAAGCTCATGAAGAAATCAAAAAGATAATTACCATGCAAGAGCAGCTAGTAGAACAAGTTGGCCAGAAAAAGATGGAAGTCGAGCTAGACCTTCCTAGTGACGAACTTGTTTCCGAAGTAGAAGAACTTGCCCTGGAAGATATTGAGAAAGTTCTACAAATAAAGGATAAACTAGAACGTGAAGATGCTATGGATGAAGCAAAACAAAAAGTCGTTGATCACTTATTGGAGAAATACAACTCTGAAGAGAATGAAGACGAAGAAGAGGAACTCAAAGAAAAGCATATTAAAAGCGCTTTTGATTCGATACTGAAACGAGAAATGCGCTCACGTATCATTCATGAAAATTCAAGGCCTGATGGAAGAGGTCAAAAAGAAATTCGACCTGTAACTTGTGATGTAGATTTACTACCTAACACTCATGGTTCTGGACTATTTACTAGAGGTCAAACTCAAGTTTTAAATGTGTGTACATTAGGAGCTTTAGGTGATGTACAAATACTTGATGGATTGGATATTGAAGAGTCCAAACGTTATATGCATCACTACAACTTCCCACCATATAGTGTAGGAGAAGCTGGCTTTATGAAAGGTCCTGGAAGACGTGAAATTGGTCATGGTGCCTTAGCAGAACGAGCCTTAAAGCCAATGATACCTACCGAAAAAGACTTCCCTTACACTATAAGATTAGTAAGTGAAGTTTTGGAATCCAATGGGTCCACCTCCATGGGGAGTGTTTGTGCTAGTTCCTTGTCATTGATGGATGCAGGAGTACCAATAGAAAAAGCTGTTTCAGGGATTGCCATGGGATTAATTAAAGAAGGTGACCAGTTGGCAATTCTAAGCGATATTCAGGGGATTGAAGACTTTCTAGGAGATATGGACTTTAAAGTAGCAGGTACTGAAGATGGAATTACAGCACTCCAAATGGATATCAAGATCTCTGGTACTACAAGAGAGATTTTAAAACAGGCATTGAAACAGGGTAAAGATGGATATCTGCACATTTTAAACATAATGAAACAAACAATCAGTGAACCGAGAGAAGAATTATCTCCTCTAGCCCCCAGGGTTATTAAAAAGCAGATTGATCCAGACAAGATTAGAAATGTCATCGGTCCTGGTGGTAAAATGATCAATAAGATCATTGATGAAACAGGAGTAAAAATCGACATCGAGCCCGATGGATTAATTTACATTTCTTCTTCAGATGCAGAACAAGCGGAACAGGCAATTAAAGCAATAGACGAATTAATTAAAGAACCTGAAGTTGGTGAAGTTTATCTCGGAAAAGTAGTTCGAACTGAAAAGTACGGTGCTTTTGTTGAGATACTACCAGGTAAAGAAGGTTTGGTGCATATTTCCGAGCTTGCTGAAGACAGGGTCGGGAAAACGGAGGATGTAGCCAAAGTTGGAGATGAAATTCTGGTTAAAATAATTAACATCGACGAGCGAGGACGTATAAACTTGTCAAGAAAGCAAGCCCTCGGGGAAGAAGATGGAAAAACGAATAATGATGATAAAAAATCTACTAAAAAAACATAA